From the Chryseobacterium viscerum genome, one window contains:
- a CDS encoding DUF502 domain-containing protein produces MKKPSFENIANLFLKNFFQGLVIIGPIGLTIFVIWYIVSAIDNLVPSLAKQIPGLVFVSIILFTAILGYLGNKFVVGRFFFDTMDSLLEKTPGVKHIYTPTKDVMSSFVGDKKKFNDPVWVKTNENPEIWRIGFLTQKEMSDVDKHNYVAVYLPHSYAISGWVIVTEEKNIKPVVGMTAASAMKFAVSGGVAGFHSDENIFKAPE; encoded by the coding sequence TTGAAGAAGCCAAGCTTTGAAAATATTGCCAATTTATTCCTGAAAAACTTTTTCCAGGGATTGGTTATCATTGGTCCTATCGGGCTTACTATTTTTGTAATTTGGTATATTGTAAGTGCAATTGACAATCTTGTTCCTTCGCTGGCCAAGCAGATCCCTGGGCTTGTATTCGTATCCATCATTCTGTTTACTGCTATTTTAGGGTATCTAGGAAATAAATTCGTAGTCGGAAGATTCTTTTTCGATACGATGGACAGCTTGCTGGAGAAAACTCCGGGAGTAAAACATATCTACACTCCTACAAAAGACGTAATGTCTTCATTCGTAGGTGACAAGAAAAAATTCAACGATCCTGTATGGGTAAAAACCAATGAAAATCCGGAAATCTGGAGAATTGGTTTTTTAACTCAAAAAGAAATGTCGGACGTTGACAAGCATAATTACGTTGCGGTATATCTTCCCCACTCGTACGCCATCTCGGGCTGGGTAATTGTTACTGAAGAAAAAAACATCAAACCTGTAGTGGGAATGACAGCAGCTTCTGCAATGAAGTTTGCAGTGAGCGGCGGTGTAGCCGGATTCCATTCTGATGAAAATATATTTAAGGCTCCGGAATAA
- a CDS encoding tryptophanase — translation MNLPYAEPFRIKMVEEIYQSTREEREQWLKEANYNLFNLRSSHVYIDLLTDSGTGAMSDKQWSALMTGDESYAGSRSFEQLQKTVEKITGFKYLLPTHQGRAAENVLFSVLVKEGDVVPGNSHFDTTKGHIEIRKAHAIDCTIDEAFDINDLHPFKGNINLEKLEEVYKSHPKENIPFCLITITCNSSGGQPVSLENMKAVKALSDQYGIPVFFDSARFAENAYFIKKREAGQENRSIKEICKEIFSYGDGMTMSSKKDGLVNIGGFIALNNEEVFRKASNFTIIYEGFITYGGMAGRDMAALAVGLDEATEFAYLESRISQVEYLGNKLIEYGIPVQKPIGGHAVFIDSLNFLPNVSREEYPAQTLGLEIYKEAGIRTVEIGTLLADRDPATRENRYPKLELVRLAIPRRTYTNNHMDYIAAAIKNVYERREEIAKGYKITWEPEILRHFTVQLEKA, via the coding sequence ATGAATTTACCGTACGCGGAACCTTTCCGCATTAAAATGGTGGAAGAAATCTATCAATCCACCAGAGAAGAAAGAGAGCAATGGCTTAAAGAAGCTAATTATAACCTTTTCAATTTAAGATCTTCACATGTTTATATTGACCTGCTTACCGATTCAGGAACCGGAGCAATGTCTGATAAACAATGGTCTGCATTGATGACCGGGGATGAAAGCTACGCAGGATCCCGTTCTTTTGAACAATTACAGAAAACTGTTGAAAAAATTACAGGATTCAAATATTTATTACCTACACACCAGGGAAGAGCTGCTGAAAACGTTCTTTTCTCAGTATTGGTAAAGGAAGGTGATGTAGTTCCGGGGAACTCTCATTTTGACACCACAAAAGGACATATCGAAATTAGAAAGGCACACGCCATCGACTGTACAATAGATGAAGCTTTTGACATTAATGACCTTCACCCTTTCAAAGGAAATATCAACCTTGAAAAGCTGGAAGAAGTTTATAAAAGCCACCCTAAAGAAAACATTCCTTTCTGCTTAATTACCATTACATGTAACTCTTCAGGAGGGCAGCCTGTATCTTTAGAAAATATGAAGGCTGTAAAAGCACTTTCTGACCAATATGGAATTCCTGTATTCTTTGATTCAGCGAGATTTGCAGAGAATGCTTACTTCATCAAAAAAAGAGAAGCAGGACAGGAAAACAGAAGCATCAAAGAAATCTGTAAGGAAATTTTCTCTTACGGAGATGGAATGACGATGAGTTCCAAAAAAGACGGCTTAGTAAACATCGGTGGATTCATTGCTCTGAATAATGAAGAGGTTTTCAGAAAAGCATCCAACTTTACCATTATCTATGAAGGATTTATTACCTATGGGGGAATGGCCGGAAGAGATATGGCTGCATTGGCAGTAGGTCTTGATGAAGCGACTGAGTTTGCTTATCTTGAAAGCAGAATCTCTCAGGTTGAATATCTGGGGAATAAACTGATTGAATACGGAATCCCTGTTCAGAAACCTATCGGAGGACATGCTGTATTCATCGACTCTTTAAACTTCCTTCCGAATGTTTCCCGTGAAGAATATCCGGCACAGACATTAGGCCTTGAAATTTATAAGGAAGCAGGTATCAGAACCGTAGAAATCGGGACATTATTGGCAGACAGAGATCCTGCTACAAGGGAAAACCGTTATCCGAAATTAGAATTGGTACGTCTGGCAATCCCTAGAAGAACTTACACCAATAACCATATGGATTATATTGCTGCTGCTATCAAGAACGTTTATGAAAGACGTGAAGAAATAGCAAAAGGATACAAGATCACCTGGGAACCGGAAATCTTAAGACACTTTACTGTTCAGCTTGAAAAAGCTTAA
- a CDS encoding tRNA-(ms[2]io[6]A)-hydroxylase produces the protein MFKLKLPTDPRWANIAEGNIGEILTDHAWCEQKAATNAIGLITMLPEYPEIVTELLAIAQEELDHFNQVHEIIKKRGYTFGRARKDDYVNELAKFIVQGTRENLIVDKMLFAAMIEARSCERFKVLTENIKDEELKVFYKELMISEANHYSTFIGFARQLGDPEKVNKRWEEWLEYEASIIKSYGNKETIHG, from the coding sequence ATGTTTAAGTTGAAACTCCCTACCGATCCAAGGTGGGCAAATATTGCAGAAGGAAACATCGGAGAAATTTTAACAGATCATGCCTGGTGCGAGCAAAAAGCAGCTACCAATGCCATAGGCCTGATAACAATGCTTCCGGAATATCCTGAGATTGTGACAGAACTTCTTGCCATTGCACAGGAAGAACTGGATCATTTCAATCAGGTTCATGAGATCATTAAAAAAAGAGGATATACCTTTGGAAGAGCAAGAAAAGATGATTATGTGAATGAACTGGCGAAATTTATCGTTCAGGGAACAAGAGAGAACCTCATCGTAGACAAAATGCTTTTTGCCGCTATGATTGAAGCCAGAAGCTGCGAAAGATTCAAGGTTCTTACTGAAAACATCAAAGACGAAGAACTTAAAGTTTTCTATAAAGAATTGATGATTTCTGAAGCTAATCATTATAGTACATTCATTGGATTTGCAAGACAGCTTGGAGATCCGGAGAAAGTAAACAAACGTTGGGAAGAATGGCTGGAATATGAAGCCAGTATCATAAAATCTTATGGAAACAAAGAAACTATTCACGGTTAA
- a CDS encoding acyltransferase family protein — MNRDLYIDFAKGLATLSIIFIHTAFWSGQFYIPAEIRVFSLVFDVALFYALSGITSGANIEKTLYRLLKLQITYMIFVTFLFFLDYFFKIFGLSFFSMEWLQSFYSTFGSKYSTTGFSATPQWENLGNWYLHQYTNADTFPVVMGSFWYLKVYYVLTVFGVLILRFFPKHINWFIGLCIGLTLLFNIFPEYYPTGQVGYVAFYLSVFLIGNKMRGKKIPAKAIPVLYALVGVALVWMFWYYGGEIFYKINKNKFPPKIPYIIWTLFSLVTLFVLYNRLKITKENFITHIGKNAIFFYFAQGISSSLVYFLVVPLKENMPWWILMIIIYGINIILAFIISAGLKKVDTSGWKILEFLRRKTAS, encoded by the coding sequence CTGCAGAAATAAGAGTCTTCTCACTCGTTTTTGACGTTGCCCTTTTTTATGCCCTAAGTGGGATTACTTCCGGAGCCAATATTGAAAAAACGTTGTACCGCCTGCTAAAACTGCAGATTACCTATATGATATTTGTGACTTTCCTGTTCTTTTTAGATTATTTCTTTAAAATTTTCGGACTGAGTTTCTTTTCTATGGAATGGCTCCAAAGTTTTTATTCCACATTTGGATCAAAATATTCTACCACCGGCTTTTCAGCAACTCCTCAATGGGAAAATCTGGGCAACTGGTATCTTCATCAATATACCAATGCTGACACTTTTCCTGTGGTGATGGGAAGCTTCTGGTATCTTAAAGTTTATTATGTACTAACTGTTTTTGGTGTCCTTATCTTAAGGTTCTTCCCGAAACATATCAATTGGTTTATCGGGCTTTGTATAGGTTTAACCTTATTATTTAACATCTTCCCGGAATATTATCCAACCGGACAGGTGGGATATGTAGCTTTTTATCTTTCTGTTTTTTTAATTGGAAACAAAATGCGTGGGAAAAAGATTCCGGCCAAAGCAATCCCTGTCTTATATGCACTTGTGGGAGTTGCTCTTGTATGGATGTTCTGGTACTATGGAGGAGAAATTTTCTATAAAATCAATAAAAACAAATTTCCGCCTAAAATCCCTTACATCATCTGGACATTGTTCTCTTTGGTAACACTATTTGTCCTTTATAACCGATTAAAGATTACAAAAGAAAACTTTATCACCCACATCGGAAAGAATGCTATTTTCTTCTACTTTGCCCAGGGAATCAGTTCTTCTTTGGTCTATTTCCTGGTTGTCCCGTTAAAAGAAAATATGCCGTGGTGGATATTAATGATCATTATTTATGGCATTAATATCATTTTAGCCTTCATTATTTCTGCGGGATTGAAAAAGGTAGATACCTCAGGCTGGAAGATTCTGGAATTCTTAAGAAGAAAGACCGCATCTTAA